In one window of Lewinella sp. 4G2 DNA:
- the rplL gene encoding 50S ribosomal protein L7/L12, giving the protein MADVKTLAESLVNLTIKEVSELVTIMKDEYGIEPAAAAVAVAAGGGGDADGGAAEKTDFNVELESAGGSKLAVVKEVKNLLGVGLKDAKGLVDGAPAIIKENVPKDEAESIKAALEAAGATVNLK; this is encoded by the coding sequence ATGGCAGATGTAAAAACACTCGCCGAATCTCTCGTTAACCTGACCATCAAGGAAGTTAGCGAACTGGTAACCATCATGAAGGACGAATACGGCATCGAGCCCGCAGCCGCAGCAGTAGCTGTTGCAGCAGGTGGTGGCGGAGACGCTGACGGTGGTGCCGCTGAGAAGACTGACTTCAACGTTGAGCTCGAATCTGCTGGTGGCAGCAAGCTTGCCGTCGTGAAGGAAGTAAAGAACCTTCTCGGTGTTGGCCTTAAGGACGCCAAAGGCCTCGTTGACGGCGCTCCAGCCATCATCAAGGAGAACGTTCCTAAGGACGAAGCCGAAAGCATCAAAGCTGCCCTCGAGGCCGCCGGTGCTACGGTTAACCTGAAGTAA
- the rpoB gene encoding DNA-directed RNA polymerase subunit beta, with product MTSNGQILSAEEQRVSFGKIKLTDHSPDLLEIQLKSFQEFFQLETTPENRGLEGLYRVFQENFPISDTRNIFNLEFLDYFVDPPRYTIPECMQRGLTYSVPLKAKLRLSCNDEEHVDFQTIEQDVFLGNIPYMTPKGTFVINGAERVIVSQLHRSPGVFFGQNYHPNGTAIYSARVIPFKGAWMEFATDINTVMYAYIDRKKKFPVTTLLRAIGYDSDKSILDLFGLADEVPNTREALNTAIGRKLAARVLRAWTEDFVDEDTGELVILERNEIILERDTVLTEDNIEDILAAEGIENVILQKEDLGMDYGIIYNTLQKDPSSSEIEAVQYIYRQLRGSDPPDEETARGIIDKLFFSDKRYNLGEVGRYKINRKLNAGTDDETLVLTKEDIIAIVRYLVALMNQRAEIDDIDHLSNRRVRTVGEQLYAQFGVGLARMARTIRERMNVRDNEVFTPIDLINARTLSSVINSFFGTSQLSQFLDQTNPLSEITHKRRISALGPGGLSRERAGFEVRDVHYSHYGRLCTIETPEGPNIGLISTLCVHAKVNKMGFLETPYRAVEDAKVVMEGDPIYLSAEGEDFKKIAQANSALDEKGAFVSQEVKARDHGDFPVLAPEELEYMDVAPNQIVGVSASMIPFLENDDANRALMGSNMQRQAVPLLRPASPIVGTGLEGKVARDSRMLINAEGEGVVEYVDANEIIVKYERTDEDRLVSFDEDKVTYTLTKFLRTNQGTCVNLKPIVKRGQKVSKGQILCDGYATEKGELALGQNMKVAFMPWKGYNFEDAIVLSERVVREDVFTSLHIEHFEMDVRDTKLGEEELTNDIPNVSEEATKDLDENGIIRVGAWIKEGDIIIGKITPKGESDPTPEEKLLRAIFGDKAGDVKDASMKASPSLKGVVIGKDLFSKTKKDQAQKDAEKIKLQKLEDDHKVNLNKLKTRLVDKLDQLVRGRASQGVNTIYKESVVPKGEKFTQSLLRDLDYTSIDYTGWTTSDDLNKLIARLLHNYSIKVNEEVGRYKRETFNISVGDELPAGVLKLAKVYLAKKRKLKVGDKLAGRHGNKGIVSRIVRDEDMPFLEDGTPVDIILNPLGVPSRMNLGQIFETVLGWAGEKLGMKFGTPIFDGASQDEIEGYIQKANLPSLGQTYLYDGETGDRFHQQATVGVIYMLKLSHMVDDKMHARSIGPYSLITQQPLGGKAQFGGQRFGEMEVWALEAFGASNILQELLTIKSDDIQGRAKAYEAIVKGDNLPEPNIPESFNVLVHELRGLALDVKFD from the coding sequence ATGACGTCAAACGGCCAGATCCTAAGCGCTGAAGAACAACGGGTAAGCTTCGGCAAAATCAAATTGACAGATCACTCTCCCGATCTGCTCGAAATCCAACTCAAGTCTTTCCAGGAGTTCTTCCAGCTCGAAACCACCCCCGAAAACCGGGGTTTAGAAGGTTTATACCGAGTGTTCCAGGAAAACTTTCCGATTTCGGACACCCGAAACATCTTTAACCTGGAGTTCCTCGATTATTTCGTGGACCCTCCCCGCTACACCATCCCCGAGTGTATGCAACGTGGTCTCACCTACAGTGTGCCACTCAAAGCTAAACTACGCCTCTCGTGTAACGACGAAGAGCACGTAGACTTCCAGACAATTGAGCAAGATGTCTTCCTCGGAAACATCCCCTACATGACCCCCAAGGGCACGTTCGTCATCAACGGCGCCGAGCGGGTCATCGTTTCTCAGTTGCACCGTAGCCCTGGCGTATTCTTCGGCCAGAACTACCACCCCAACGGTACAGCGATCTACTCCGCCCGCGTAATTCCTTTCAAGGGAGCGTGGATGGAATTCGCTACCGATATCAACACGGTGATGTACGCTTACATCGACCGGAAAAAGAAGTTCCCCGTCACCACCCTGCTCCGGGCCATCGGCTACGACAGTGATAAGTCCATCCTCGACCTCTTCGGTCTGGCGGACGAGGTGCCCAACACCCGGGAAGCACTGAACACCGCTATCGGCCGCAAGCTGGCCGCGCGGGTACTGCGCGCCTGGACGGAAGATTTCGTTGATGAGGACACGGGTGAGCTCGTCATCCTCGAGCGTAACGAGATCATTCTCGAGCGCGACACCGTACTTACGGAGGACAACATCGAAGATATCCTTGCCGCCGAAGGCATCGAGAACGTCATCCTGCAGAAGGAAGACCTCGGTATGGACTACGGTATTATTTACAATACCCTCCAGAAGGATCCTTCCAGCTCCGAGATCGAAGCGGTCCAGTACATCTACCGCCAACTGCGTGGTTCCGATCCACCGGACGAAGAGACTGCCCGTGGTATCATCGACAAGCTGTTCTTCAGCGATAAGCGCTACAACCTCGGTGAAGTCGGTCGTTACAAGATCAACCGTAAGCTGAACGCCGGCACGGATGATGAGACCCTCGTACTTACGAAGGAGGACATCATCGCCATCGTACGCTACCTCGTAGCACTGATGAACCAGCGCGCTGAAATCGACGACATCGATCACCTTTCCAACCGTCGCGTGCGCACGGTAGGGGAGCAGCTCTACGCTCAGTTCGGTGTGGGTCTTGCCCGTATGGCCCGTACCATCCGTGAGCGCATGAACGTTCGGGACAACGAAGTATTTACGCCGATCGACCTGATCAACGCGCGTACTCTCTCGTCCGTCATCAACTCCTTCTTCGGTACCAGCCAGTTGAGCCAGTTCCTCGATCAGACGAACCCGCTCTCCGAGATCACGCACAAGCGTCGTATCTCCGCCCTCGGACCTGGTGGTCTGAGCCGTGAGCGTGCCGGCTTCGAGGTTCGTGACGTTCACTACAGCCACTACGGCCGCCTCTGTACCATTGAGACACCGGAAGGACCGAACATTGGTCTGATCTCCACCCTCTGTGTTCACGCCAAAGTGAACAAGATGGGCTTCCTCGAGACTCCCTACCGCGCCGTTGAGGATGCGAAGGTGGTCATGGAAGGAGACCCAATCTACCTTTCCGCGGAAGGGGAGGATTTCAAAAAGATCGCCCAGGCCAACTCTGCCCTCGATGAGAAAGGAGCTTTCGTCTCCCAGGAAGTAAAGGCGCGTGACCACGGTGATTTCCCCGTCCTCGCTCCCGAAGAGCTGGAATACATGGACGTTGCCCCGAACCAGATTGTAGGGGTGTCTGCCTCCATGATCCCGTTCCTGGAAAATGACGATGCCAACCGTGCCCTGATGGGCTCGAACATGCAGCGTCAGGCCGTACCACTCCTTCGCCCCGCCAGCCCCATCGTGGGTACCGGTCTCGAAGGCAAAGTCGCCCGTGACAGCCGCATGCTCATCAACGCCGAAGGCGAAGGTGTCGTCGAATACGTGGACGCTAACGAGATCATCGTCAAGTACGAACGTACCGACGAGGACCGCCTGGTTTCCTTCGACGAAGACAAGGTTACCTACACGCTGACCAAGTTCCTCCGTACTAACCAGGGAACATGTGTGAACCTGAAGCCCATCGTAAAGCGGGGCCAGAAGGTGAGCAAAGGTCAGATTCTTTGTGACGGCTACGCTACCGAGAAAGGTGAACTAGCCCTCGGCCAGAATATGAAGGTGGCCTTCATGCCCTGGAAAGGATACAACTTCGAGGATGCCATCGTATTGAGCGAGCGCGTCGTCCGTGAAGATGTCTTCACCTCCCTGCACATCGAGCACTTCGAAATGGACGTGCGCGACACCAAACTGGGTGAGGAAGAACTGACCAACGATATCCCCAACGTTTCCGAGGAAGCGACCAAGGACCTCGACGAGAACGGTATCATCCGCGTCGGTGCCTGGATCAAGGAAGGTGACATCATCATCGGTAAGATCACGCCGAAGGGCGAATCCGATCCGACCCCGGAAGAGAAACTCCTCCGCGCCATCTTCGGTGATAAGGCCGGTGACGTTAAGGATGCCTCCATGAAGGCATCACCATCCCTTAAAGGTGTGGTGATCGGTAAGGACTTGTTCAGCAAGACCAAGAAAGACCAGGCCCAGAAGGACGCCGAGAAGATCAAACTCCAGAAACTGGAGGACGATCATAAGGTTAACCTCAACAAGCTCAAGACCCGCCTCGTCGACAAGCTCGACCAGTTGGTCCGTGGCCGCGCCAGCCAGGGTGTGAATACCATCTACAAGGAATCAGTGGTTCCCAAGGGTGAGAAGTTCACGCAGTCCCTGCTCCGCGACCTCGACTACACGAGCATCGACTACACCGGTTGGACGACCAGTGACGACCTTAATAAACTTATCGCCCGCCTGCTGCACAACTACAGCATCAAGGTGAACGAGGAAGTTGGCCGTTACAAGCGCGAGACCTTTAACATCAGCGTCGGTGACGAACTGCCCGCCGGTGTCCTGAAGCTCGCCAAAGTGTACCTCGCCAAGAAGCGCAAGCTGAAGGTGGGTGATAAGCTCGCCGGCCGCCACGGCAACAAGGGTATTGTATCCCGCATCGTGCGCGATGAGGACATGCCCTTCCTGGAAGACGGTACGCCAGTTGACATTATCCTGAACCCACTGGGTGTTCCCTCGCGGATGAACCTGGGCCAGATCTTCGAGACCGTCCTTGGTTGGGCGGGTGAGAAGCTCGGTATGAAGTTCGGTACGCCGATCTTCGACGGTGCCAGCCAGGATGAGATCGAAGGCTACATTCAGAAAGCCAATCTGCCTTCCCTCGGCCAGACATACCTGTACGACGGTGAAACGGGTGACCGTTTCCACCAGCAGGCAACCGTTGGGGTGATCTACATGCTTAAGCTCAGCCACATGGTGGATGACAAGATGCACGCCCGTTCCATCGGCCCTTACTCCCTCATTACCCAGCAGCCGCTCGGTGGTAAGGCGCAGTTCGGTGGCCAGCGTTTCGGCGAGATGGAGGTGTGGGCCCTCGAAGCCTTCGGTGCCTCTAACATCCTCCAGGAACTGTTGACCATCAAGTCTGATGATATCCAGGGCCGGGCTAAAGCTTACGAAGCCATCGTTAAGGGAGACAACCTGCCGGAGCCTAACATTCCGGAGTCGTTCAACGTACTCGTCCACGAGCTACGGGGTCTGGCGCTCGACGTCAAGTTCGACTAG